The nucleotide sequence CGGTTTTCCCACGGCCAATCTGCAACTGAATGATCCTTTTCTGATCCCAGGAACCGGCGTCTATCTCGTTCGAGCGTTCTGGGGCATGGAAAAGGGTCCCGGGCTGATGAACATCGGGGTTCGCCCCACTTTTCACGATCGGGGAACCCTGTCTCTGGAAGTTCATCTTCTTGACCACAGGGTCGACCTGTACGGGGAAGAGATGAGGGTGGAGTTTCTTGATTATTTGCGGCCGGAGCAACGGTTCAATTCGGTGGATCGGTTGGTCGCTCAGATTGAGCAGGATGTGCGCACCGCCCGGGATCTGTGGCGAACCGCCCAAGGAGACGAGTGATTGCTTTCCCGGGAATCGATATGGTATACTTCACCATGGCGTTTTTCTGCCGCTTTTGAACCGATGGCGCGGTTTTCCGTTCTGCCGGCGGAGGACTGGGCTCTCGGCGATTTCGGTGTGAGGAGGTGAAGGCAGGTGGCGCTCTCTCAGGAGCGGAAAAAGGAATTGATCGACACGTTTAAAGTGCACGAGTCGGACACCGGGTCCCCCGAGGTTCAGGTGGCGTTGTTGACCGAGAAGATCAACACCCTCAACGAACATTTGAAGATCCACAAAAAAGATTTTCATTCCCGTCGAGGCCTGCTGAAGATGGTAGGGCAGCGACGAAGTCTGCTCAATTACCTGCGCAAGAAGGATGTGGCCAGGTACCGCGTCTTGATCGAGAAGCTCGGTCTGCGAAAGTAGAAGCAAGGAAGCGGGAGTCCCCCGCTTCCCTTTTCGTATTGAATTGTCTTGGCCCAAGCGCGGGCAGCGGGACAGCGGACAAGCTCGCAAAGGCGGGATGGGAAGGAGGCTGGCGTGAATCCATGCCCCATATTTTTGAGACTGTGCTAGGCGGACGGCGTCTCGTTCTTGAGACGGGAAAACTGGCCAAACAGGCCACCGCCGCCGTGACGGTGCGCTATGGTGACACCGTGGTGTTGGCGACTGTAACAATGTCAAAAGAACCCAAGGATCTCGATTTCTTTCCCCTCACGGTCAACTACGAAGAACGGCTCTATGCCGTGGGCAAGATTCCCGGGGGGTTCATCAAACGGGAGGGGCGTCCCAGCGAAAAGGCGATTTTGGCGAGCCGGTTAATCGACCGGCCGATCCGACCACTTTTCCCGGAAGGATTTCGAAATGAAGTTCAGGTGGTGGCGCTGGTCCTGTCGGTGGATCAGGACTGCCCCCCGGAGATTGCCGGTATGATCGGAACCTCCGCGGCTCTCACGATTTCCCCCATTCCTTTTGATGGGCCCATCGCGGGACTGGTGGTCGGCAGGGTGGATGGGCAATTCGTGGTGAATCCCACTGTGGCCCAAACGGAAAAAAGCGATATGCACCTGGTGGTGGCCGGTTCCCGGAGCGCCGTGGTGATGGTGGAGGCCGGTGCGAATGAAGTGCCGGAATCGGAGATGCTCGACGCGATCATGTTCGGGCATGAACAACTGCAGCCCTTGATCGATCTGCAGGAACGCATGCGCCAGGAGATTGGCCAAGAAAAGATCGTGCCCGAGTTGCACCGTCCTCAGGAGGAGATCGTTCAGGCGGTGAGGGAATTCGCCACGGAAAAGCTTAAGACCGCCATTCGCACCCCGGAAAAATTAGCCCGGGAAGACGCCATCCGGGCGGTGGAAGAAGAGACTCAGGAACATTTTGCCGAACAGTTTCCGGAAGGAGCGGCAGACATTGCCGAGGTCCTGCACGATATCCTCAAAGAGGAAGTCCGCTCGGCGATTCTCAATGAGGGCATGCGACCGGACGGCCGGGCATTGGACGAGATTCGCCCGATCTCCTGTGAAGTCGGCCTCTTGCCCCGCACCCACGGGTCCGGTTTGTTCACCCGGGGCCAGACCCAGGCGCTGTCGGTCTGTACCCTCGGGGCGCTCGGCGATGTCCAGATTCTCGATGGCCTCGATCTAGAGGAGTCGAAGCGCTTCATGCATCATTATAATTTTCCACCTTTCAGCGTGGGCGAAGCGCGACCTATTCGGGCGCCCAGCCGGCGGGACATCGGCCACGGGGCCCTGGGGGAACGGGCGCTGGAACCCGTGATCCCCAGCGAAGAGGAGTTTCCTTACACGATTCGCCTGGTGTCGGAGGTCCTGGAATCAAACGGATCCACCTCCCAGGCCAGCATTTGTGGCAGTACGCTCGCGTTGATGGACGCCGGGGTGCCCATTAAGGCGCCGGTGGCCGGGGTTGCCATGGGTCTCGTGAAGGAAGGGGATCGGGTGGCCATCCTCACGGATATCCAAGGAATGGAAGACCACCTCGGGGACATGGACTTTAAGGTGGCGGGCACCGCAGCTGGAGTGACGGCGCTTCAGATGGATATCAAGATTAAGGGTTTGACCCGGGACATTCTGGCATCCGCTTTGGAACAGGCCCATCGCGGTCGGATGTTTATCCTCGGCAAAATGCTTGAAGTGATCCAACAGCCGCGGCAACAGCTGTCCCCCTATGCGCCCCGGATCATCACCATGCGCATTCACCCAGATAAAATCCGGGAGGTCATTGGCCCCGGGGGCCGGGTGATCAATAAGATCATCGATGACACCGGGGTGAAGATCGACATTGAACAGGACGGGCGGATTTTTATTGCCGCCGTGGATCAAGAGGCCGGGGAGCGGGCCCGGAAGATGATCGAGGGAATCGTGGCCGAGGTGGAGGTTGGACACACCTACCACGGGCGCGTGACCCGGGTGGAGAAGTATGGAGCTTTTGTGGAAATCCTTCCGGGCAAAGAAGGACTGGTCCACATCTCTCAATTGGCGGACGAGCGGGTGGGCCGGACCGAAGATGTCGTCCGAGTGGGGGACGAGATCGATGTGAAGGTGACGGAAATCGACTCCCAGGGGCGGATCAACCTCTCTCGGCGGGAAGTGCTGCAGGCTCGGCGGGGAGCTGCGGATGAGGTGCACCCCCAGGAAGCCGGTCGGCAGGTGGGAAAGGTCGTCGGAGGGGGCGCATCCCGGGGAGGACGCGGTCAGCGCCGGCGTTCATGACGCCAGGTGGTGAGGCCATGAAGCGGGAGGCGAGCGATCCGTGGATATGGCGCCCTCCCGGAGCCGGCACCCATCGTGATCAAGATTTTGAGAGGGATAAGAAAGTAGGCGTGCAACCACGCCTTTTTTTCATGTCTGGCATGGCCACGTTGGCATGAGAATTGCGTAGAAATTTTGTCGGTCCGAGTGGACCGAAAATAAAGATCAGGAGGTTTTATTATGCCAAAGTACCTTGTCGAACGGCAACTCGGGGGGCCGATTTCGGACGAAGACTTGAGGGAAGCGGTGGCTCGTTCAAAAGAAGTCATGGCGCAGATGTCCGAGATGCAATGGTTGCATAGTAATATGACGGCGGATCGCTCCACCATTGTCTGTGAATACATCGCTCCGAATCCGGAGAGCATTCAGGAGCACTCTCGCCGCGCCAACCTGCCCTGTACGCGGATCACCGAAGTAACGGAATTCGATGCCAAATCCTTTAAGTAAGGACAATCGCAAAAGTGAACACTTTGTTTATTTTGTGTATCGAAATACATGAACACATTGTCAACCGTGAACGTATTGTCGCCGTGTAAATAAGCGGAATCGAGGATCACCAGGCCCGAAGAAGTGTTGGCACGCCTTATGCTTAAACAAAGGATTGGGGGCTGCCGAACGTAGAATGTTTTGAGGGTCGGTTGCACCAATTGGCGGATAGTAGGGGGTGAGGATTTCTTTTACTGAGGGAATATGGTATATTGAGTGTATTCGAAGAAGTCAAATTTCATTATCAGTGAGGAGGTTATCAACTCCTATGAGAGCTGCCCGCTTAGTTGAGCACAAGAAGCCCCTTCCGGTCATGGAGGTTCCCGATCCGAAGCCGGGCCCGGGGGACGCTGTTCTTCGAGTCGAGGCGTGTGGGATTTGCCGCAGCGACTGGCACGCATGGCAAGGTGACTGGTCTTGGATCGGGCTTTCCCCGGAATTGCCCATCACGCCGGGGCACGAGTTTGGAGGCGTGGTGGAGGAAGTCGGGAAAGATGTGAAAAACTATAAGCGCGGCGACCGGGTTACGGTGCCCTTCCATGCCGGGTGCGGGCATTGCCAATATTGCCTAAGTGGAGTGCCGAACCTGTGCGAGAACATACAAATCTATGGCTTGGTCAGCGGCTTTGATGGTGGATATGCGCAGTATGTCCTGGTCAAGAATGCCGATTTTAACCTCATCCCGCTCCCGGAGAATGTGGACGGAGTGACGGCGGCAGCGATCGGGTGTCGATACATGACCGGATATCACGGTGTGGTTCGGGGCAACGTGAAACCCGGGGACTGGGTGGCCATTCAAGGGGCCGGAGGTGTGGGCTTATCCGCCGTTCAGGTGGCCGCGGCACTGGGCGGTCAAGTCATCGCCGTGGACATCGACGATGCGAAGTTGGAGAAAGCCCGGCAAGAAGGTGCTGTGGCGACGATCAACGCGAAACGCGAAAACGTCCCGGAAGCAATCAAAGAGATTACAAAGGGCGGGGCCCATGTCGGTATCGATGCCCTCGGTGTTCGTGACACTGTTCTCAACTCGGTTCTGTCCCTGCGCAAAGGGGGCCGGCATGTGCAGGTTGGCTTGACCACCTCGGAAGAGGGGGGAATGGTATCGTTGCCGGTGGACGCCATCACAGCGATGGAATTAGAGTTCGTGGGCAGTCTTGGCAATCCCCATCCTGCCTATCGGGGTCTGCTCAGCCTCGTGGCATCTGGCCGGTTGAAACCAAAGACGCTGGTGAACAAAGAAGTCGGGCTCGAAGATGTCTCTGAAACGTTTGAAGACATGAGCAACTTTCGCACGAAAGGATTTCATGTGATTACAAGGTTTTAATTCAATCATAGGCCATCTTGTTCCGCCACGGGAGGAAGGACTCCCGGGCGGTTTTCTATTGTTATCACAGCTGGCCAAGTGTTCACGGCAAACAAAGTGTTCACGAACAGAATGACCTATTGCACAGACGTTGGCAGATGGATCGCGCAGAAAGAGCAGAAGAAGGCGGAAAATATGGATTATATCGAGACCATGGAATCGGCATCGAAGTGGCACGGTTCGTGCTTAAGAGAATGAGTGCTCAAACCCGTCACGACGACACACACACAGAGGAGGGAGAAGGGTACAACCGAAACGATCATAGTCTGCATGAGTTTCGTGGCCAAGAACGCTTTTTCACACGGATTTCGGTCAGAAGGGAGGTGGTGATCCAGGAAGTGTGTTCCCGCCAGTAAGTTTCATCTTTTCAAGCAGCATGAAAACGAAGATCAATCTCAAACCTAGCCTCTTGCTGATCGTGGGTTTGAGCTGATTGTTCAAAGGCCATTCATTTTGTCTGCTGAGCGAAAATGAGAATAGATTGCGAATGGGAGGGCTTAGGATGGCGTCACCTGCGGCATTTGTTAACAAGGTTCACGAGCGGATTCCCCTCCTTGATTGGGATCCGCAGTATGCGGAACGCCCGGAACGATATCCAACAGCTTACAGGTTTCCCAAGAAATCATCGAAAGACCCGATGAAGCAAATCCTTCATTCCTATTTCCCCATGCAAGCGGAAAAGGATACTCGGGTGTTTGGAGGGCTCGATGCGGCTCTTCGTGGAAATATGTTCCAGAAACTGTCGCCGCGTTACACCGAATATCTCAAACCGTTTCTAAGCGTGTTTCCCTTTATTGAGCTACAGGCGGCGCATGCCATGTCCAACTTGATTGATGCCGTTGACGCCCCCGAGTTGCACAATGGTTACGCACACCAAATGATTGATGAATTCCGCCATGCCAATATTCAGCAAAACCTGGCCAGGTATTACATGGAACATTATGTGGATCCTTGGGGGTTCAATAACAATAACCTGATGAACGTCACCACACCAGTTGGCGCCATTGGGCGACAGTTTGCCGAAGCGTTCACGGCGGGAGACGCCGTAACCGGATCCAGTATTTTTCTTCAAGTGGTTGGCGAGACCGCCTTTACCAACGTACTGTTCGTCGCTAATCCTTCGGAGGCGGCGGCGAACGGGGATATTGCACTGCCGTCGGTGTTTCTGTCGGTACAATCGGATGAGGCGCGGCATATCAACAACGGTTTTGCTACCCTGGCTTTGGCTTTGGAGAACCCGGATAACCACCGGCTTATCGAACGGGATCTTCGGTACGCGTTCTGGATCCTCCACACCGCCGTGGACGGCATCATGAGCGTGATCCTTGAATACGGGGACGAATCCCGGCGTCCGGATAAACCGGCTTATTACGAGTTGTGGAAACGCTGGGTGTACGATGATTACTATCGCACATACCTGCTACCCCTTGAAAAATACGGGATACGGATCCCCTCGGATCTGATCCAAGAGATCTGGGAACGCTTCATGGTGAAAGATTGGCATCACAAAATGGCGATTGAACTCTCGGCTATGTGGATGTTTAATTCTTGGCGATTTGAACCGTTAAATGAGCGTGATTTCGAATGGTTCGAAAAGAAATATCCCGGATGGTATTCAAAATACGGCAATTATTGGGAAAACTATCGCCGACTGTCGGTACCCGGTCCCGGACAAAGTCCTCCCTGTTTAGCGGGTATCGGCCATGTCTTGCCGTATACCTGTTACACCTGCCTCGAGCCGGTGGCGATCCGGGAAGAGTTGCAGATTGCTGAACACAATGGGCGGGTGTACACGTACTGCTCAGATACCTGCAGATGGGTGCATGAGACGACGTTGAACGATCCGGTTCCGATGGTGCGGCTCGCTCCTCCGGAGGCCCGCATGTTTACGGAAACGCACGCCGGGCAGTCCCTGGAGGAGGCCCTGCGCAGCAGTGGCTTGGTGCGCAGCGATGGCCAGACGCTGGTGGCGCAACCCCATCTCCTCTTCGATGACAAGTACATGTGGCGATTGGAACACCTGCCGAACATTGAGCTCAGCAGCCAATTGGACGCGTTGACTCGAATGACTCCGGAAGAGCGCGCCCGAGCGGTGGACGAATACCGGAAAGGTATCACGTTTCACTGAAATAGTCATTCAGGAATAGAGTCGGGGGCTTGGCGGGGAAGGGTTTTCTTGGTTTCCCCCCAGGTCCCACCGCACAGGGTAGTGTCCTTTAGGCGAGGAGTGGGGATAAACCGTGAGCTACAAGGTGAAATTTCTTCCCGTGAATGTGGAGATTGAGATCGAAGAAGGAGAAAAGGTTTTGGACGCAGCCTTCCGCCAAGGAGTCCTGTTGGCCCACGGGTGTCGGGAAGGCCAATGTTCGGCTTGTAAGTCGGTGATGGTCGATGGGGATTATGACTTGGATCGGTATTCTACCTTTGCTTTACCGGATTATGAGTCAGAACAGGGATATGTCCTCCTTTGTCAAACCCTTGCGTACAGCGATCTTACGATTGAACTTTTGAATTACAACGAAGAGCATATGTTTTTGGATAATCCGATCCGAACGGTGTCGACTGAGGTCAGCGAGATCAAACGCTTGACTCACGACATCACCCGCCTTCGCCTGCGTCTGAAGCCAGGTGAATCTTTATCGTTTAAAGCTGGCCAATATGTCGATATTCGGCTTCCCGGAGTCGATCCGGCTCGCTCGTTCTCCATGTCCTCGCTGCCCAGTCAGCCCGAAGAACTCGAGTTTATGATCAAAATCATTCCCGGGGGCTATTTTTCAGGCATCTTAGATCAGAGGCTCCAGGTGGGCGATGAACTGGAAGTTACAGGACCTTTCGGCAATTTCTACTATAGAGAAGGGGCGGAAGAAATGTATGTCATCGGCGGCGGGGCGGGCATGGCTCCTTTGTGGTCCCTTATGTGCGATATGGCGGAAAAGGGTATTGATCGAAAAATTCGCTTTTTCTACGGAGCCCGCACTGCGCGAGATCTGTTTTACTTAGATGAGATTCGGGAATTGCAAGATCGGTTCAGCGATTTCGCGTTCGTTCCAGCGCTATCGGAGCCTTCCGAAGGTGACAACTGGTCGGGCGCCACCGGTATGATCACGGAAGTGTTGGAGAATTACTTGCAGGCCCACCCACCTGCCGCCGGCATTCAGGGATATCTTTGTGGCCCTCCCCCCATGATCGACGCGGCAATTCGTGTCCTCACGAATCACGGAGCAGAGGAGCGCAACATCTTTTATGACAAATTTACTGCTTCCACGAAATGAGGTATAGGCGGAGGATGAAGGAGGAGGATTGGAATATGGCGCAAACGGAACCGATGGAGCGGACAGTTCGAACCGCAGAGGCGGGGGCGTTCAAGTTCACCGGATCGGAGGATCGCCGTTTTGTGTATTTTCAGCCGCGAAAAAGGCGGCCGACCACGTATGAAGACGTCACCATCGACATTCAACCCCATACCGGGCGTCATTTGAAACAAGGGTTTCTCCTTGCAATGTTGGATGACTCCCCGAATTACAATCCGGAACGAACCCGTGTGCAATGTTCAGATTGGAACCGGATCGTCGACGTCAACGAAGAGTATGAGCGAATCTTTTACCAAAGGCAACACGCGGTGGAGGAACAGTTCCGCCGCACCCTCGAGACCGCGAAATCCAGGCAGGTGTTTGAAACCTTCCATCCGAGGTGGACCCGGGTGCTGGAGATCCATCTGTCCGCCTTCAAGCACGCAGAATACGGTCTGGGCATGTACAGTTTTGCGATCATGCAGCGCGAGGCATTGACGATCATGTTGAACAATGTTTTCACTGTTCAATCGGCGGAGAAATTGCGGTTCGCCCAGGATCTCACCATCTACATGATGGAACTGGCCGAGCAGATTACCGGATTCAGTGAGAGCCGCGGACGAGAATCGTGGCTTTCGGCGCCCGAGTGGCAGGGAATTCGAAAGGCCGTCGAGCAAATCAATGCTTCTACCGATTGGGCGGAGCAATGGTTTGTGATCAATTTGCTCTATGAACCGCTCATTGGCCAGCTATTCCGGGGCCGTTTTATCATGTTGTTTGGATCGCAAAACGGCGACTTCGTTACGCCTGTCCTCGTTTCCACCGCGGAAGCGGATTACGATCGGAATCTGCGCACCACGGTGGAAGCATTCAAAGTGCTTCTGGGCGATGAACAGCATGGCGCGGCAAATCGCACGCTGGTGGAAGGGTGGGTCGAAAAATATTTGCCCTTGTGTACTGAGGCATCCAAAGGTCTCGAACCCCTTTGGGAAATGCCGCAGGTACAAGTGGCGGCCTTCTCTGACAGCTACGAGCGGGCTGCGAGCAAGTGTTTGCACAACCTGAGCGCGCTGGCGATCACCTTGCCGAAAGGGGTGCGGGTATGAACCTAAAACTTGATTCCGGTGTATTAAACGGCTGTGGCATCACGATGAACGACAGTGAGCAGGCTAGAGTCATCGCCGAGGTGATGCGTACCAAGCCCGGAGTGAGAGTGTCGGAAGAACCGGCATTGATCAATATCGATGCCGATCGCAATCTCGTTTTCAACATGGCGGAATTGTCCGAGGCCATGGGGTCTGACTTTGATGTATATCAATTTCAAATAGAAGTAACAGCCTATTATGGCCGCATGGTGGTGCAGGACGATCAGGTCATCTTATTCGCGAATCAAGAGGAAGCAATGAAATATTATAAGGGATAATGAACAGCCGGACAGTGCCGGGCAAAAAAACGATTGCGCTCTTTTTGCCCGGCGCCTCTTGAATTTCACCAAGTGGTGGATCGCCGTGTAGACGAAATAAATTCACTGCGAACATTCGCTGAAAGAGAGGAAAAGCCAACGTGATTACTGCATTGACACCCATGGAGTGGAAACGCCGAGCGGTTAAATACTATCCTATCCTGAAAATCAATGAGCACTAAGGGTGTTTTTAAGGCATACCAAACTAAGCCCTGTGATATGCAGGGTGTCGAACGGGCGTTTCAATGTTTTGAGTGTACGTTT is from Kyrpidia tusciae DSM 2912 and encodes:
- the rpsO gene encoding 30S ribosomal protein S15; protein product: MALSQERKKELIDTFKVHESDTGSPEVQVALLTEKINTLNEHLKIHKKDFHSRRGLLKMVGQRRSLLNYLRKKDVARYRVLIEKLGLRK
- the pnp gene encoding polyribonucleotide nucleotidyltransferase gives rise to the protein MPHIFETVLGGRRLVLETGKLAKQATAAVTVRYGDTVVLATVTMSKEPKDLDFFPLTVNYEERLYAVGKIPGGFIKREGRPSEKAILASRLIDRPIRPLFPEGFRNEVQVVALVLSVDQDCPPEIAGMIGTSAALTISPIPFDGPIAGLVVGRVDGQFVVNPTVAQTEKSDMHLVVAGSRSAVVMVEAGANEVPESEMLDAIMFGHEQLQPLIDLQERMRQEIGQEKIVPELHRPQEEIVQAVREFATEKLKTAIRTPEKLAREDAIRAVEEETQEHFAEQFPEGAADIAEVLHDILKEEVRSAILNEGMRPDGRALDEIRPISCEVGLLPRTHGSGLFTRGQTQALSVCTLGALGDVQILDGLDLEESKRFMHHYNFPPFSVGEARPIRAPSRRDIGHGALGERALEPVIPSEEEFPYTIRLVSEVLESNGSTSQASICGSTLALMDAGVPIKAPVAGVAMGLVKEGDRVAILTDIQGMEDHLGDMDFKVAGTAAGVTALQMDIKIKGLTRDILASALEQAHRGRMFILGKMLEVIQQPRQQLSPYAPRIITMRIHPDKIREVIGPGGRVINKIIDDTGVKIDIEQDGRIFIAAVDQEAGERARKMIEGIVAEVEVGHTYHGRVTRVEKYGAFVEILPGKEGLVHISQLADERVGRTEDVVRVGDEIDVKVTEIDSQGRINLSRREVLQARRGAADEVHPQEAGRQVGKVVGGGASRGGRGQRRRS
- a CDS encoding DUF4242 domain-containing protein; translation: MPKYLVERQLGGPISDEDLREAVARSKEVMAQMSEMQWLHSNMTADRSTIVCEYIAPNPESIQEHSRRANLPCTRITEVTEFDAKSFK
- a CDS encoding zinc-dependent alcohol dehydrogenase family protein, which codes for MRAARLVEHKKPLPVMEVPDPKPGPGDAVLRVEACGICRSDWHAWQGDWSWIGLSPELPITPGHEFGGVVEEVGKDVKNYKRGDRVTVPFHAGCGHCQYCLSGVPNLCENIQIYGLVSGFDGGYAQYVLVKNADFNLIPLPENVDGVTAAAIGCRYMTGYHGVVRGNVKPGDWVAIQGAGGVGLSAVQVAAALGGQVIAVDIDDAKLEKARQEGAVATINAKRENVPEAIKEITKGGAHVGIDALGVRDTVLNSVLSLRKGGRHVQVGLTTSEEGGMVSLPVDAITAMELEFVGSLGNPHPAYRGLLSLVASGRLKPKTLVNKEVGLEDVSETFEDMSNFRTKGFHVITRF
- a CDS encoding ferritin family protein codes for the protein MASPAAFVNKVHERIPLLDWDPQYAERPERYPTAYRFPKKSSKDPMKQILHSYFPMQAEKDTRVFGGLDAALRGNMFQKLSPRYTEYLKPFLSVFPFIELQAAHAMSNLIDAVDAPELHNGYAHQMIDEFRHANIQQNLARYYMEHYVDPWGFNNNNLMNVTTPVGAIGRQFAEAFTAGDAVTGSSIFLQVVGETAFTNVLFVANPSEAAANGDIALPSVFLSVQSDEARHINNGFATLALALENPDNHRLIERDLRYAFWILHTAVDGIMSVILEYGDESRRPDKPAYYELWKRWVYDDYYRTYLLPLEKYGIRIPSDLIQEIWERFMVKDWHHKMAIELSAMWMFNSWRFEPLNERDFEWFEKKYPGWYSKYGNYWENYRRLSVPGPGQSPPCLAGIGHVLPYTCYTCLEPVAIREELQIAEHNGRVYTYCSDTCRWVHETTLNDPVPMVRLAPPEARMFTETHAGQSLEEALRSSGLVRSDGQTLVAQPHLLFDDKYMWRLEHLPNIELSSQLDALTRMTPEERARAVDEYRKGITFH
- a CDS encoding NADH:ubiquinone reductase (Na(+)-transporting) subunit F, with translation MEIEIEEGEKVLDAAFRQGVLLAHGCREGQCSACKSVMVDGDYDLDRYSTFALPDYESEQGYVLLCQTLAYSDLTIELLNYNEEHMFLDNPIRTVSTEVSEIKRLTHDITRLRLRLKPGESLSFKAGQYVDIRLPGVDPARSFSMSSLPSQPEELEFMIKIIPGGYFSGILDQRLQVGDELEVTGPFGNFYYREGAEEMYVIGGGAGMAPLWSLMCDMAEKGIDRKIRFFYGARTARDLFYLDEIRELQDRFSDFAFVPALSEPSEGDNWSGATGMITEVLENYLQAHPPAAGIQGYLCGPPPMIDAAIRVLTNHGAEERNIFYDKFTASTK
- a CDS encoding ferritin family protein translates to MAQTEPMERTVRTAEAGAFKFTGSEDRRFVYFQPRKRRPTTYEDVTIDIQPHTGRHLKQGFLLAMLDDSPNYNPERTRVQCSDWNRIVDVNEEYERIFYQRQHAVEEQFRRTLETAKSRQVFETFHPRWTRVLEIHLSAFKHAEYGLGMYSFAIMQREALTIMLNNVFTVQSAEKLRFAQDLTIYMMELAEQITGFSESRGRESWLSAPEWQGIRKAVEQINASTDWAEQWFVINLLYEPLIGQLFRGRFIMLFGSQNGDFVTPVLVSTAEADYDRNLRTTVEAFKVLLGDEQHGAANRTLVEGWVEKYLPLCTEASKGLEPLWEMPQVQVAAFSDSYERAASKCLHNLSALAITLPKGVRV
- a CDS encoding MmoB/DmpM family protein, whose product is MNLKLDSGVLNGCGITMNDSEQARVIAEVMRTKPGVRVSEEPALINIDADRNLVFNMAELSEAMGSDFDVYQFQIEVTAYYGRMVVQDDQVILFANQEEAMKYYKG